In the genome of Chaetodon trifascialis isolate fChaTrf1 chromosome 21, fChaTrf1.hap1, whole genome shotgun sequence, the window CCGGGCTGAGTGTGGGTCTCAGTGGGCTGGCAGCAGGCTTCGCAATTGGCATCGTGGGCGACGCAGGCGTGAGGGGCACAGCTCAACAGCCGAGGCTTTTTGTGGGCATGATCCTCATTTTGATTTTCGCAGAGGTCTTGGGTCTCTATGGGCTCATTGTTGCCCTCATTCTCTCCACGAAATAAACACCCAAACATCTCCACTACAAGATCTGTCCTTTATGTTGCTGCTGGAGAAAAAGTGTAAAACGGGAAAAAATTGCTAAAATTTCTGCCGCACAAGATGAAAGAAGTGAAGGCGgggaaaaaatgaattaaaatggcTCCGTAAATATGGTCTTATCTCAACAATGTGTACAGTCGTCCCGATTTGATAGTCAACTTGTAAATGCGCAATGTAGTGATTcgtctgtcttgtgtgtgtgcgtgtgtgtgtgtgcgtgtgtttcgAAACAGTTGTATGATGAAGattccttttttccctccactTATTTCAGGCCTTGAGGCCAACTGAGGCAGCCTGGCCTCTGGTCTGAGACAGCTGACCAAAGGGCCGCACAGCTTTTTCTCCTCCCACATCAACTTGGGAGTTGACACAATTTCTGCATTAATCTTGAGGATCTATTTGTAAAGAGAAATGTAAATGGACTTACgatttttttccactgattttatttataaGAAATTGTTCATTGAACTGtttaatgcagcaaaagtcttTAATTCCCCAGgatattatacatatatatatacatatatatatatacatacagacatataaatatctatatagatagatagatttaaTGCACTGTGGGGTAATTGTGATAAGTGGTTGGAATTCCTCTGGATGTACTTCTTGGTTTAATAATTAAGATTGCCTTTAGTATGTTGCTGGTGAAGTGGGAGTTTTGTGTGTAGCTGTATTCTAATCATTACGCAAACATTCTCaaacttcagtgtttttcctgtAGTACTGCTGTTTGcattaaaggtgtgtgtgccCCGTGACGGGTCTCACAAGTGTAATTTCCAaatctcatctcctctccatcttATTCACCCTCCCTCTCATCTGTGGCTGTACTTCATCTCTTCCACATCCCAGCCATTAAAATCCTGCATGGGTTTCAGTGTCTTGTTGCTGTTGGATATGAAGCAGAAGAGCAGGCTAGTTTCAGAAGATTAAATCCAGATCATAAAGGTAGTTTTTAATGTCACGtagtttcttcttctccccaaaaaaaatgaagactTGATTGCATCATTTGTGGCGTGCAGCTGGAATCCAGTGAGATTAGTGTTTAAGTTTGGCCTAGTTCCATGCAAAGACGGGTCTGATTTGATCTGgagtttgttttctgaaaatggaATTGCTGCTGACGCATTTACTGAAGCGCCAATCTACAATCCTGTATTACCACTGGTATTGAAGTTATCCTGATGTGTCGACGTGTGTGTCACAATCGAATTAAAGAAGATTCCAACTTAGATTTGACTGTCACACAAAATGCAATGTTTTCAgtactgtttgttttgctcagtCTTCGTCTTTTGCAGGCAAGCGTCACGTGACATTTTTATTACAAAACTGTCTCTAAATTAGCTGTAAAACAGTTCAGCTGAGTTGCTTTACAGTATTcacctcttcctgtttcactaAGCAGTGAGAGCTGCTCATCTTCATACTGTGGTTAACACCCACGAGAACTGCAACTGCAGTACTGAAAGATAAGGGCAAACAAAGCCTGCTGGCAGatatggatttgtttttttaacaacgTGTAAAACAAGATAATCAGGAAAAAGTGTCATGGTTAACTGTACAGGACAAAAATGCAACATGGAAGTCAACTTAAAATGACTAATACTGCTGTATTACGCTGTACTTTCAAGAGCAACTGTGTGCTAAAACCTGAACACAATCCAGAATTTCCACCAAATAGATGCATGGCTCAAGCAGTTTGGAGGCTGCTGAGCAGAGTCTGAGATATACTGCTGATGGCACTGAAGGTGGCGCTGTTGGGAAATGACTGCATGAAGTCTTTGCCTTCCTCTATGCTGGTGCTGAGGAGAGGATCCAAGGGCACAGAGCCTGAAATGGAGAAGACATGATGTTGATTACTGATCTTACCTGAACCAGCTGGTATCACCGCTGCTGTGAGGGTGACTGACCACTGTATGCTTTAAAGTAGCACTCTCAACCAATGTGCTAATTAATGATAACTCATAACAAGGATGGAGTGGATGTTAAGGGGCATTGGCTGATTAAATACTTCTGTGGCTAAAGCTATGCAGAGCTGTCGGATACAGCTGGATTCTCATTGCCACAGGGTAAGCTGAATTAGCTGCATCATTACTCAAGAGATTGATCTGCTCACAAAGCAGATAACAGCTGAGGGGAAATGCTCAACGATCTATTCATTTGACTAAGAATTATTGATGGGTATGAATCATGCCTTCACTGAGATATtttaaacctgctgctgcactgaaaactGGATCGCCCATTTTAGCAGCGTGGCAGTGATGTAAAATGCCTCCTAAATCATGAATGGCGGGTGAGGAGTGCTGTGCAATCACAGTGTGTTGTGACACCTTGTGGCTGGAAGCGAACATTACAAGTAATTCAATCCCGTGGATCTCACCGAGGAATACTGATCCGGTCAGCTTGGCTAATTCTTCGCCGCCACCTTTAGAGAATATATTGCTGCACTCCTGAAAAGACAGAATATTTGTTAAAATGGAAACAGCCTGACTACACAGAACTGTGACTTGTAGATCACCTTTCTATCTTCCAAACTGTCATACTAATGCACATTATGTCATAATAAGTTATTGGTATTTCACATCCCAATTTTCCAGACAACTACTTCAAAATTAACATACCGAGCAGTGTGGACAAACAAATCCACTCATGTTCTCGATGATGCCCAGGATCCGTACACCTGTCTTCTTACAGAAGGTGATCTCTCTCCTCACATCGCCCGTGGATACTGCCTGAAGCCAACACAAGACCAGACAAGGCGCATGTTGGCTTATTTAGTCTTCCTCTTACTATGGACGGTCGGATCCCTCCAGACTAGTGGGTACCTGAGGTGTGGTGACCAAAATGGCTCCATCCACTCGGTGTTTCTTGAGGTTCTCCAGTACTGCCAAATGCTCATCAGACGTCCCTGGCGGTGTGTCCACCAGCAGCACGTCCAGCTCTCCCCACGCTACATCTGACACAAACTGGCCAATCATAGCTGCAGGACAGGACAATCAGAGATGGACAGGACACCGAGCAGAAGGTGCAACACATGCAGCGTGGGGGTTTGTGTGGACACATCAATGTTGAAGCAGATATCACaatggttattttcattattctaCCAACCAATACTGCTACAGGTCCATACAATAAGTCTATTAGACCAGTAGTGGACCAGTACAACTGGAGAACAGCATACCGCTTTTCTTGGGCCCCCTCCACACCACTGCTTCATCTGGGTCCTCCAGCAGGAAGCCGATGGACATCAGGGCCAGGCTCTTCTGGGCATCGGTGTAAACAGGCACCCATCCTGTGTCACACTGGTGCACATCATGCTTGCCGATGCTCAGCATGCGGGGGATACTGGGACCACACAGGTCAACGTC includes:
- the nubp2 gene encoding cytosolic Fe-S cluster assembly factor nubp2, whose amino-acid sequence is MEQNNDAGLAQVRHVVLVLSGKGGVGKSTITTELALALRHAGKKVGILDVDLCGPSIPRMLSIGKHDVHQCDTGWVPVYTDAQKSLALMSIGFLLEDPDEAVVWRGPKKSAMIGQFVSDVAWGELDVLLVDTPPGTSDEHLAVLENLKKHRVDGAILVTTPQAVSTGDVRREITFCKKTGVRILGIIENMSGFVCPHCSECSNIFSKGGGEELAKLTGSVFLGSVPLDPLLSTSIEEGKDFMQSFPNSATFSAISSISQTLLSSLQTA